In Spirochaetota bacterium, the sequence GCCTTCTCTGCTTCAGGCTATAGAAAAGGGTGATTTTGATGAAGCCTTAAGGATCTGTAGCGAAAGGGATGGAACTCTGCCGCGGATGTTGATGGAGGTGTTTGAGGATAAGAATATATCAAGGGAGGGGGCTTATAAGAAGATGGAGTTGGTCCTTCTTCATGAGATACCTGTAATTGAAAAGCATCTTCCCACCCTAAAGAGTTTGGGCGCCCTTGCTCCCCTCTTAGGCCTTCTTGGAACCGTAACTGGCATGATATCGTTATTCGATGTGATAACCGCCTTTGGAACTGGAGATCCCAAGCTCCTTGCTGGCGGCATAGCCGAGGCGCTTGTAACCACTGAATTTGGTCTTATTGTAGCCATTCCGGCCATCCTCTTTCACAGGATGTTGTTGAATTTTGCTGAAGGCATAATTAAAGATATCGAGAGATTCAGCCTAACCCTACTGAACACGGGCTGGGAATCTAAGTAGATAAAGAGATGATCGACCTAATATTTGAAACAGTTATCAAGGCGGGCTATGTTATTTACTTTATATTCTTTGTGTCCGTTTACGCATGGTATCTTATCATTAAGAAGTATTATATTTTGAATAGCGAGCATAGATGCAGTGATGCCTTTGCCGCGTCTGTATGCGGCTATTTGAATAAAAGGAAGACAAGGGAACTCATCAATTTCTTACAAGGCGAGGACAGGATCATCGCCAGAACCCTCCTCGATGTAGTGAAATTGAAAAAAAGAAAAAATATTCCCTCACTTGTGACTGAGAAGAGGATATTTTATTACGAAATACTGGATAACAGCTTAGACACAATTGGAACATTATCGGGCATTGCTCCGCTTCTGGGCCTTCTGGGCACAGTGATTGGCATGATGAAGACCTTTTCAGTAATAAAGCTATTCGGTTCTGCAAATCCCGCGCTTATGGCGGAGGGCATCTCTGAGGCGCTCTTAACCACACAGGCAGGGCTTGTTGTCGCATTCCCAATTGTGTTGGCTAATACACATCTTAAGAACAGGGTGAAGAAGATTAAGGATAATTTTGAGAAAATTCATATGAGCTTAGGGAGCTGAAGGATGTATAATTTTGTGAACAGAAGAAGGGAGGACACAGATGAGCTTAATATCTCTCCACTAATTGATATGATATTTATTCTTCTAATATTTTTCGTTGTAACCACCTCCTTCTCAAGGGAGACGGGGGTTGAGGTTAACAAACCCAAGGCTT encodes:
- a CDS encoding MotA/TolQ/ExbB proton channel family protein, coding for MIDLIFETVIKAGYVIYFIFFVSVYAWYLIIKKYYILNSEHRCSDAFAASVCGYLNKRKTRELINFLQGEDRIIARTLLDVVKLKKRKNIPSLVTEKRIFYYEILDNSLDTIGTLSGIAPLLGLLGTVIGMMKTFSVIKLFGSANPALMAEGISEALLTTQAGLVVAFPIVLANTHLKNRVKKIKDNFEKIHMSLGS